In Candidatus Thermoplasmatota archaeon, a single genomic region encodes these proteins:
- a CDS encoding polymer-forming cytoskeletal protein, with amino-acid sequence MTFDRKTLIIPDKTCFEERIIATKGDVIIGDRSLVQFGIKTDGRIFIGEHVILDGELQASNDIRIDIFSTINGNINSGGNIYLGEKVKIQGKLSVAGDLDVGDDVEINEGFEAKGWINIRSPIPMIIYIFIYLIQLLRMGKSEEIEKILQELEQQNESTIPISEFFLFIPNNSIIGTTKSQVDTNVSIGKHCKILGNYTIQGNVTIGDESVICGTIQATGSITCGKKVKAQGNLIATGEVMIDDNSYVEGKIQAESIKLSKTATVHGTLLAHHGVNFIDTKTTEKIQRFNHDVDIVDQVEKILE; translated from the coding sequence ATGACCTTTGATAGAAAAACCCTGATAATTCCTGATAAAACCTGTTTTGAAGAACGAATTATCGCTACAAAAGGTGACGTTATTATTGGCGACAGATCGCTTGTTCAATTTGGAATAAAAACCGATGGGCGGATTTTTATCGGGGAGCATGTAATCTTGGATGGTGAATTACAAGCAAGTAATGACATCCGTATAGATATCTTTTCAACGATTAATGGAAATATCAACAGTGGGGGAAACATTTATCTCGGAGAAAAAGTTAAAATTCAGGGGAAACTGTCTGTTGCTGGAGATTTAGATGTTGGTGATGACGTCGAAATCAACGAGGGATTTGAAGCAAAAGGTTGGATTAACATTCGAAGTCCAATCCCAATGATTATATATATATTTATATATCTTATTCAGTTGCTCCGGATGGGAAAAAGTGAAGAAATAGAAAAAATACTCCAAGAACTTGAACAACAAAACGAATCAACTATTCCTATCTCTGAGTTCTTTCTGTTCATACCAAATAATTCAATTATTGGAACAACAAAATCCCAGGTCGACACCAATGTTTCGATAGGTAAACACTGTAAAATCCTTGGAAATTACACAATACAAGGAAACGTCACCATTGGCGATGAATCAGTTATTTGTGGGACGATCCAGGCTACAGGTAGTATCACCTGTGGAAAAAAAGTAAAAGCACAAGGAAATCTCATTGCAACAGGAGAAGTAATGATCGACGACAACAGCTATGTTGAGGGAAAAATACAAGCTGAATCAATCAAACTTTCAAAAACTGCTACAGTACATGGAACGCTATTAGCACATCACGGAGTCAATTTTATCGATACAAAAACTACAGAAAAAATACAAAGATTCAACCATGATGTCGATATTGTTGATCAAGTAGAAAAGATATTGGAGTAG